From Musa acuminata AAA Group cultivar baxijiao chromosome BXJ3-8, Cavendish_Baxijiao_AAA, whole genome shotgun sequence, one genomic window encodes:
- the LOC103993422 gene encoding uncharacterized protein LOC103993422 isoform X2, giving the protein MAAGETAKSRGQLIERKIDIIESLAGKVSNRRSRRWLNDCLLIELVPRLNVEEIRGLFAPPPWGDNKPLSAFCMTNVKEWDVFRNVDMDVEASITKALRATSAERKVYMNTDKAVALNAWRRVDRRTREAMRRNFLPQLIEGYEERIRAFINDGVEDVLVLHVQDSFHRLLLHGVCEGTVIMQLQLAYQRYLRQLPISSLKSFNFSFLIQFYNLISITESIVRDAKLWKMTRIKKKTGCNEIPPNITLAQFLRLSKDGAL; this is encoded by the exons GTGAGTAATCGGCGGTCTCGCAGATGGCTAAATGATTGTCTATTGATTGAACTTGTTCCTCGATTAAATGTCGAGGAAATTAGAGGCCTTTTTGCTCCCCCTCCATGGG GTGACAACAAACCATTATCAGCATTTTGCATGACCAATGTCAAAGAGTGGGACGTTTTCCGAAATGTGGACATGGATGTAGAG GCTAGCATAACAAAAGCCCTGAGGGCGACTTCAGCAGAAAGAAAGGTTTATATGAATACCGATAAGGCAGTTGCACTGAATGCATGGCGACGAGTAGATCGTAGAACAAGGGAGGCTATGCGTCGTAATTTCCTTCCACAACTTATTGAGGGTTATGAG GAGCGCATAAGAGCATTCATTAATGATGGCGTTGAAGATGTGCTCGTGCTACATGTTCAGGATTCTTTTCACAGATTATTGCTTCATGGTGTATGTGAG GGGACAGTTATTATGCAGCTGCAGCTTGCTTACCAAAGATACTTACGGCAACTACCAATATCTAGTCTGAAAAGTTTCAACTTCTCTTTTCTGATACAGTTCTACAATTTAATCTCCATCACTGAATCAATAGTGAGGGATGCAAAACTGTGGAAGATGACAAGGATAAAGAAGAAAACGGGTTGCAATGAGATCCCCCCAAACATCACCCTTGCTCAGTTTCTGCGTCTGTCCAAGGATGGAGCTTTGTAG
- the LOC135644014 gene encoding probable aspartic proteinase GIP2 produces MTYGSCGQISTLANGQEASFVSAHQLGRYAILPGRIGTIYRMQQSLLLQHSVPISPCFMASSTLLLILSSLLLFCSSFCSAASPHALVLPVKKDAATLQYVTRVYQGTPPVLLELVVDLGGRYLWVDCDAGYVSSTYRPARCRSAQCSLANSFSCGDCSAAPRPGCNNNTCGLAPENPFIRTSTFGELAGDVLSLASTDGSNPGALATDPRFLFSCAPTFLLKGLAKGAKGMAGLGRNKVGVPSQLAAAFSFHRKFALCLSSSTSSDGVMFFGDGPYRFLGTLNLDASQSLSYTPLLINPVSTAGTYVQGEKSVEYFIEVKSIRINGNSVPLNKTLLSIDKDGVGGTKISTVTPYTTLQTSIYRAVTNAFAAALAGVRRVPPVAPFGLCFDPSSIGSTRVGPAVPQIDLVLPSQNVYWRIFGANSMVQVRDKALCLGFVDGGAEPRTSIVIGGYQLEDNLLQFDLATSRLGFSSSLLFRQTTCANFNFTSSS; encoded by the coding sequence ATGACGTACGGCTCGTGTGGTCAAATTAGCACGCTAGCTAATGGACAAGAAGCCAGCTTCGTCTCTGCTCACCAGCTCGGGAGATACGCCATACTTCCAGGTAGAATTGGCACTATTTACAGGATGCAGCAGAGCCTGCTCCTTCAGCACTCGGTGCCCATCTCTCCTTGCTTCATGGCTTCGTCGACACTGCTTCTCATTCTCTCCTCTCTCCTGCTCTTCTGCTCATCTTTCTGCTCTGCGGCGAGCCCGCACGCCCTCGTCCTTCCGGTCAAGAAAGATGCTGCCACTCTGCAGTACGTGACCCGCGTCTACCAGGGGACCCCTCCCGTGCTCCTCGAGCTCGTCGTCGACCTCGGAGGCCGCTATCTGTGGGTCGACTGCGATGCCGGCTACGTTTCATCCACCTACCGCCCCGCCCGCTGCCGCTCGGCTCAGTGCTCGTTAGCGAACTCCTTCAGCTGCGGTGACTGCTCCGCCGCCCCCCGGCCCGGTTGCAACAACAACACCTGCGGGCTTGCTCCGGAGAACCCCTTCATCCGCACCAGCACGTTTGGTGAGCTGGCCGGGGATGTCCTTTCGCTGGCGTCGACCGATGGATCCAACCCGGGCGCGCTCGCGACTGATCCACGCTTCCTCTTCTCCTGCGCGCCTACCTTCCTTTTGAAAGGCCTCGCCAAGGGCGCCAAAGGCATGGCGGGCCTCGGTCGGAACAAGGTCGGGGTGCCATCACAACTCGCGGCCGCTTTCAGCTTCCACCGGAAGTTCGCGCTTTGTCTCTCATCCTCGACGTCATCGGACGGCGTCATGTTCTTCGGTGACGGGCCGTACAGGTTCCTGGGCACCCTCAACTTGGACGCGTCCCAATCGCTTTCCTACACGCCGCTCCTCATCAACCCGGTGAGCACCGCCGGCACCTACGTGCAAGGAGAGAAATCCGTAGAGTACTTTATCGAGGTCAAATCGATCCGGATCAACGGCAACTCCGTGCCGCTCAACAAGACGCTACTCTCCATCGACAAGGACGGCGTTGGCGGGACCAAGATCAGCACAGTCACCCCCTACACGACACTCCAGACATCCATCTACAGGGCGGTCACGAACGCCTTCGCAGCAGCATTAGCTGGTGTCCGCAGGGTTCCTCCCGTCGCCCCGTTCGGATTGTGCTTCGATCCGTCGAGCATCGGGAGCACGAGAGTTGGGCCTGCGGTGCCGCAGATCGACCTGGTCCTGCCGAGCCAGAACGTGTACTGGAGGATCTTTGGGGCGAACTCCATGGTTCAGGTGAGAGACAAGGCACTGTGTCTGGGCTTCGTCGACGGAGGCGCTGAACCGAGGACGTCCATAGTGATCGGTGGATATCAGCTGGAGGACAACTTGCTGCAGTTCGATCTGGCGACGTCTAGGTTGGGATTCAGCTCATCGCTTCTGTTCAGGCAGACAACCTGTGCCAACTTCAACTTTACGTCCAGCTCTTAG
- the LOC135644015 gene encoding peroxiredoxin-2F, mitochondrial-like, whose product MASALARAKRTCRLSAAATMAIRRAFASVSVGFDIVSAAPNVALQKARTWDEGVSSNFSTTPVKEIFQGKKVVIFGLPGAYTGVCSAQHVPSYKNNIEKFKAKGIDSVICVSVNDPYVLNGWAEKLQAKEAIEFYGDFDGSFHKRLELDLDLSAALLGHRSQRWSAYVDDGKIKAFNVEKVPSEFKVSGGEVILGQI is encoded by the exons ATGGCGTCGGCTTTGGCGAGGGCAAAGAGGACCTGCCGTCTGTCGGCGGCGGCGACGATGGCTATCCGCAGGGCGTTTGCGTCTGTCTCTGTGGGGTTCGACATCGTCTCTGCTGCGCCCAATGTTGCGCTCCAGAAGGCTCGTACTTGGGACGAAGGTGTCTCCTCCAATTTCTCCACCACGCCTGTTAAAGAGATCTTCCAG GGGAAAAAAGTGGTCATCTTTGGCTTACCT GGTGCATACACTGGTGTTTGTTCTGCACAACATGTGCCTAGCTACAAGAACAACATCGAAAAGTTCAAAGCTAAAGGAATTGATTCTGTGATCTGTGTGTCTGTCAATGATCCATATGTTCTAAATGGATGGGCTGAAAAACTGCAGGCAAAGGAAGCA ATTGAGTTTTATGGTGACTTTGATGGGAGTTTTCACAAAAGATTGGAGTTAGATTTGGATCTCTCTGCTGCTTTGCTTGGGCATCGATCTCAAAG GTGGTCGGCTTATGTTGATGATGGTAAAATAAAAGCATTTAATGTTGAGAAAGTTCCCTCAGAATTCAAGGTCTCTGGTGGTGAGGTGATCTTGGGCCAGATATAA
- the LOC135644013 gene encoding uncharacterized protein LOC135644013: MGAPVTVVMEREAGEKEEKVHVGDAEAKPDGDQKKEVDGGGKGAGAVVVAVDAAQSETRASRLQTQHPVASIQVVPRGAATPATPADAYQPTLTPSQVGLASLNSRAYTNRISLLLFVLHLLVAAAAVCFFCFKGVEGVLDFNSEKARKERHVLKFWLPPIEGASVLSIILAFAWQKAIRSWPSVMVSFILWACFFSTMAAGILLLCFSLPATDGLGVALIAFSIGAGLYACWVTRRIPFAGKVFALALRPATKFPDLNGPAYLMMGVGFLWISAWCFAVIGALNFYYPPLTILLLVLSLAWTAEVMRNVANLTVSRVIALYYLRGMQSNTQFSFQRATTINLGSACLGSLFVPSIEALRIIARGLNLLEGEDEFMFSCAHCCLRVMESIFRYGNSWAFVHIAAYGRGFVAASQSTWGLFERHKMEELVDSDITSAVCFLTGVTSGALSLIFAASWTFSSHKHYTATVSLLAFFVGYLMTRIGMALPHACVACYFVCYAENPSPRLFDDTIPARLNQIRSDSEGFVPTPRFPRRHPTT; the protein is encoded by the exons ATGGGCGCTCCTGTCACG GTGGTGATGGAGAGAGAGGCaggagaaaaggaggagaaggtcCACGTAGGAGACGCGGAAGCTAAACCAGATGGGGATCAGAAGAAAGAAGTCGACGGAGGAGGAAAAGGAGCAGGGGCGGTCGTGGTGGCGGTCGATGCAGCTCAGAGCGAGACGAGAGCCTCCAGGTTGCAGACCCAGCATCCGGTAGCCTCCATCCAGGTCGTGCCCCGTGGCGCCGCCACTCCGGCCACCCCCGCCGACGCCTACCAACCCACACTGACCCCGTCGCAG GTGGGTTTGGCGTCGCTGAATTCCAGAGCGTACACCAATAGGATatccctcctcctcttcgtcctccACCTGCTGGTGGCCGCCGCCGCCGTATGCTTCTTCTGCTTCAAGGGCGTCGAAGGAGTCCTCGATTTCAACTCGGAAAAGGCTCGGAAGGAGCGCCACGTGCTCAAGTTCTGGCTCCCGCCCATCGAAGGCGCCTCCGTCCTCAGCATCATCCTCGCCTTCGCGTGGCAGAAGGCCATCCGGTCATGGCCCTCCGTGATGGTCTCCTTCATCCTCTGGGCCTGCTTCTTCTCTACCATGGCTGCCGGCATCCTGCTCCTCTGCTTCTCCCTCCCGGCGACGGACGGTCTCGGCGTCGCCCTCATCGCCTTCTCGATTGGCGCCGGTCTGTACGCGTGCTGGGTCACCCGCCGCATCCCCTTCGCTGGAAAGGTCTTCGCCCTCGCCCTCCGGCCGGCGACCAAGTTCCCAGATCTCAATGGTCCGGCCTATCTCATGATGGGCGTAGGCTTCCTTTGGATCTCGGCTTGGTGCTTTGCAGTGATCGGAGCGCTCAACTTCTACTATCCACCGCTGACCATCCTCCTTTTGGTGCTGAGCCTTGCTTGGACAGCGGAGGTGATGCGCAATGTAGCCAATTTGACAGTGAGTCGGGTTATTGCCCTGTACTACCTCAGGGGGATGCAGTCCAATACTCAGTTCAGCTTCCAGCGAGCCACCACCATTAATCTCGGCAGCGCTTGCCTCGGGTCGCTCTTCGTGCCCTCCATCGAGGCGCTACGCATCATTGCCCGCGGCCTCAACTTGCTGGAGGGAGAGGATGAGTTCATGTTCTCGTGTGCGCACTGCTGTCTTCGGGTCATGGAGTCCATCTTCCGCTACGGCAACAGCTGGGCGTTCGTCCAT ATAGCGGCGTACGGGAGGGGGTTCGTGGCGGCGTCGCAGAGCACATGGGGGCTGTTCGAGAGGCACAAGATGGAGGAGCTGGTGGACTCGGACATCACCAGTGCCGTGTGCTTCTTGACGGGGGTCACCAGCGGCGCCCTCTCCCTCATCTTCGCTGCTTCCTGGACCTTCTCCTCCCACAAGCACTACACGGCCACCGTCTCCCTCCTCGCCTTCTTCGTGGGCTATCTCATG ACGAGGATCGGCATGGCGTTGCCGCATGCGTGCGTCGCGTGCTACTTCGTTTGCTACGCCGAGAACCCGAGCCCGAGGCTGTTCGACGACACCATCCCTGCCCGGCTCAACCAGATCCGGTCCGACAGTGAGGGGTTCGTGCCGACGCCACGGTTCCCCCGGCGTCACCCTACAACCTAA
- the LOC135646140 gene encoding large ribosomal subunit protein uL1c-like, with translation MAGVANPSILSPPTVLSSQKPTASRCLPSLRPFSSSAYPSLALLNLHLHPLAKPCLPIIPRKLDAPIIRPEASDVAAAEAYLAADEAASDSAVATASPQPKIKTGKAALPLKRDRTRSKRFLEIQKLRENKKEYDVPTAISLLKGTANTKFVESAEAHFRLNIDPKYNDQQLRATVNLPKGTGQTIKVAVLSQGERIDEAKNAGADIVGGEELIEQIKGGFMDFDKLIASPDMMPKVASLGKLLGPRGLMPNPKAGTVTTDISQAIQEFKKGKVEYRVDKTGIVHLAFGQVNFTDEDLIINLMAAVRSVETNKPSGAKGVYWKSAHICSSMGPSVRLNIREMLDYKPPEV, from the exons ATGGCCGGCGTCGCTAACCCATCCATCCTCTCCCCACCCACCGTTCTCTCCTCCCAAAAGCCCACCGCTTCTCGCTGCCTCCCTTCTCTccgccccttctcctcctccgcttACCCTTCTTTGGCTCTCCTCAATCTTCATCTTCATCCCCTTGCAAAACCCTGCCTCCCTATCATCCCCAGAAAACTCGATGCTCCCATCATCCGCCCTGAGGCGTCAGACGTAGCTGCCGCGGAGGCTTATCTCGCCGCAGATGAAGCCGCCAGCGACTCGGCCGTCGCCACGGCATCTCCGCAACCCAAGATCAAAACGGGGAAGGCCGCGTTGCCACTCAAGAGGGACAGG ACGAGGTCGAAGCGGTTCTTGGAGATACAGAAACTGAGGGAGAACAAAAAGGAGTATGATGTGCCTACGGCGATCTCGCTTCTTAAAGGAACGGCAAACACGAAATTCGTGGAGTCGGCGGAGGCCCATTTCCGCCTCAACATCGATCCCAAGTACAACGACCAGCAGCTGAGGGCCACG GTGAATTTGCCAAAGGGTACTGGGCAGACTATTAAAGTGGCTGTGCTATCTCAAG GTGAAAGAATCGATGAAGCAAAAAATGCAGGAGCTGATATAGTTGGTGGGGAAGAACTAATAGAACAAATAAAAGGCGGATTTatggattttgataagttaattgCTTCTCCAGATATGATGCCCAAG GTTGCTAGTTTGGGGAAACTTTTAGGACCACGTGGACTTATGCCTAACCCAAAAGCTGGTACAGTTACCACAGATATATCTCAG GCTATTCAAGAGTTTAAAAAAGGTAAAGTTGAATACCGAGTGGATAAGACTGGGATTGTGCACTTGGCTTTTGGGCAGGTCAATTTTACTGATGAAGACCTGATCATCAATCTGATGGCTGCAGTT AGATCAGTAGAAACAAACAAGCCTTCTGGTGCCAAAGGAGTATACTGGAAAAGTGCACATATCTGTTCATCAATGGGACCTTCAGTTCGGTTAAACATCAGAGAAATGCTTGACTACAAACCCCCTGAGGTATAG
- the LOC103993417 gene encoding thioredoxin reductase NTRC-like isoform X1: MAVCRIGMTAVVSVAAAPSTSSLPSRRPFLFRTVSPRCPSRRTQKPVGRRASLPVSASLAAASTDEAATVSPPGDSSGGIENLVIIGSGPAGYTAAIYAARANLKPVVFEGYQVGGVPGGQLMTTTEVENFPGFPDGITGPDLMDRIRRQAERWGAELFQEDVEFIDVQHNPFIVHSSERKVKCHSLIIATGATAKRLRLPREDEFWSRGISACAICDGASPLFKGQVLAVVGGGDTATEEALYLTKYARHVHLLVRRNQLRASKAMQDRVLNNPNITVHFNTEAVDAVSNSRDQMSGVLVKRVDTGEESVLELKGLFYGIGHTPNSHLLEGQIELDSSGYIIVKEGTSKTSVEGVFAAGDVQDHEWRQAITAAGSGCVAALSVERYLVANNLLVEFHQPVTEVVKKEVTDKDVQMGFDITLTKHKGQYALRKLYHESPRLLCILYTAPTCGPCRTLKPILSKQVIDDFNQNVHFVEIDIEEDPEIAEAAGIMGTPCVQFFKNKEMLRTLSGVKMKKEYREIIEANK; this comes from the exons ATGGCCGTCTGTCGGATAGGTATGACGGCCGTCGTCTCGGTGGCGGCGGCCCCGTCGACTTCCTCCCTCCCCAGCCGCCGGCCGTTCCTATTCCGCACCGTTTCACCTCGCTGCCCCTCCCGCCGCACTCAGAAGCCGGTCGGCCGTCGCGCCAGTCTTCCCGTCTCCGCATCCCTGGCAGCGGCCTCCACAGACGAGGCCGCCACGGTCTCCCCTCCTGGAG ATTCTTCTGGTGGAATCGAGAATTTGGTGATCATTGGTTCTGGTCCAGCTGGATATACTGCAGCAATCTATGCTGCTCGTGCAAATTTAAAGCCTGTTGTGTTTGAAGGTTATCAAGTTGGTGGTGTTCCAGGAGGGCAGCTAATGACTACTACAGAAGTTGAAAATTTTCCTGGGTTTCCTGATGGAATAACTGGCCCTGATTTGATGGATAG GATACGACGGCAAGCTGAACGCTGGGGTGCTGAACTTTTTCAAGAAGATGTTGAATTTATTGATGTTCAGCATAACCCTTTTATTGTTCACAGTAGTGAGCGCAAG GTAAAATGTCATAGTCTTATTATCGCAACAGGAGCCACTGCTAAAAGGCTTAGGTTGCCTCGTGAAGATGAATTTTGGAGTAGAGGAATCAGCGCCTGCGCAATATGTGATGGAGCATCACCACTTTTCAAGGGGCAAGTTTTGGCTGTTGTTGGAGGTGGTGACACAGCTACTGAAGAAGCATTATACTTGACCAAATATGCACGACATGTACACTTGCTTGTTCGAAGAAACCAACTACGGGCATCTAAAGCAATGCAAGACAG AGTACTCAACAATCCGAATATCACAGTGCACTTCAATACAGAAGCTGTGGATGCTGTTAGCAATAGCAGGGACCAGATGTCAGGAGTTCTAGTAAAAAGAGTTGATACAGGTGAAGAATCAGTTCTTGAGTTAAAAGGTCTATTTTACGGTATAGGGCATACTCCAAACAGCCACTTGTTGGAAGGTCAAATTGAACTTGATAGTTCTGGATATATCATAGTCAAAGAAGGCACATCAAAAACTTCAGTTGAAGGTGTCTTTGCTGCTGGTGATGTACAG GATCATGAGTGGAGGCAAGCAATAACTGCTGCTGGTTCTGGATGTGTTGCTGCTTTATCTGTTGAAAGATATCTAGTTGCGAACAATCTGCTTGTGGAGTTCCATCAG CCTGTAACTGAGGTGGTCAAGAAGGAAGTTACTGACAAGGATGTACAAATGGGTTTCGACATAACACTGACAAAGCACAAAGGGCAG TATGCACTTCGGAAGTTGTATCACGAAAGTCCAAGATTGTTATGCATTCTATATACTGCACCAACATGTGGTCCATGTAGGACACTGAAACCGATTTTAAGCAAG CAGGTGATAGATGATTTCAACCAAAATGTGCACTTTGTTGAAATTGATATTGAAGAAGACCCTGAAATTGCAGAAGCAGCAGGAATTATGGGAACACCTTGTGttcaatttttcaaaaataaggaAATGCTCAG GACATTATCTGGCGTGAAGATGAAGAAAGAATACAGAGAAATTATCGAGGCAAACAAATGA
- the LOC103993417 gene encoding thioredoxin reductase NTRC-like isoform X2, with translation MAVCRIGMTAVVSVAAAPSTSSLPSRRPFLFRTVSPRCPSRRTQKPVGRRASLPVSASLAAASTDEAATVSPPGDSSGGIENLVIIGSGPAGYTAAIYAARANLKPVVFEGYQVGGVPGGQLMTTTEVENFPGFPDGITGPDLMDRIRRQAERWGAELFQEDVEFIDVQHNPFIVHSSERKVKCHSLIIATGATAKRLRLPREDEFWSRGISACAICDGASPLFKGQVLAVVGGGDTATEEALYLTKYARHVHLLVRRNQLRASKAMQDRVLNNPNITVHFNTEAVDAVSNSRDQMSGVLVKRVDTGEESVLELKGLFYGIGHTPNSHLLEGQIELDSSGYIIVKEGTSKTSVEGVFAAGDVQDHEWRQAITAAGSGCVAALSVERYLVANNLLVEFHQPVTEVVKKEVTDKDVQMGFDITLTKHKGQYALRKLYHESPRLLCILYTAPTCGPCRTLKPILSKVIDDFNQNVHFVEIDIEEDPEIAEAAGIMGTPCVQFFKNKEMLRTLSGVKMKKEYREIIEANK, from the exons ATGGCCGTCTGTCGGATAGGTATGACGGCCGTCGTCTCGGTGGCGGCGGCCCCGTCGACTTCCTCCCTCCCCAGCCGCCGGCCGTTCCTATTCCGCACCGTTTCACCTCGCTGCCCCTCCCGCCGCACTCAGAAGCCGGTCGGCCGTCGCGCCAGTCTTCCCGTCTCCGCATCCCTGGCAGCGGCCTCCACAGACGAGGCCGCCACGGTCTCCCCTCCTGGAG ATTCTTCTGGTGGAATCGAGAATTTGGTGATCATTGGTTCTGGTCCAGCTGGATATACTGCAGCAATCTATGCTGCTCGTGCAAATTTAAAGCCTGTTGTGTTTGAAGGTTATCAAGTTGGTGGTGTTCCAGGAGGGCAGCTAATGACTACTACAGAAGTTGAAAATTTTCCTGGGTTTCCTGATGGAATAACTGGCCCTGATTTGATGGATAG GATACGACGGCAAGCTGAACGCTGGGGTGCTGAACTTTTTCAAGAAGATGTTGAATTTATTGATGTTCAGCATAACCCTTTTATTGTTCACAGTAGTGAGCGCAAG GTAAAATGTCATAGTCTTATTATCGCAACAGGAGCCACTGCTAAAAGGCTTAGGTTGCCTCGTGAAGATGAATTTTGGAGTAGAGGAATCAGCGCCTGCGCAATATGTGATGGAGCATCACCACTTTTCAAGGGGCAAGTTTTGGCTGTTGTTGGAGGTGGTGACACAGCTACTGAAGAAGCATTATACTTGACCAAATATGCACGACATGTACACTTGCTTGTTCGAAGAAACCAACTACGGGCATCTAAAGCAATGCAAGACAG AGTACTCAACAATCCGAATATCACAGTGCACTTCAATACAGAAGCTGTGGATGCTGTTAGCAATAGCAGGGACCAGATGTCAGGAGTTCTAGTAAAAAGAGTTGATACAGGTGAAGAATCAGTTCTTGAGTTAAAAGGTCTATTTTACGGTATAGGGCATACTCCAAACAGCCACTTGTTGGAAGGTCAAATTGAACTTGATAGTTCTGGATATATCATAGTCAAAGAAGGCACATCAAAAACTTCAGTTGAAGGTGTCTTTGCTGCTGGTGATGTACAG GATCATGAGTGGAGGCAAGCAATAACTGCTGCTGGTTCTGGATGTGTTGCTGCTTTATCTGTTGAAAGATATCTAGTTGCGAACAATCTGCTTGTGGAGTTCCATCAG CCTGTAACTGAGGTGGTCAAGAAGGAAGTTACTGACAAGGATGTACAAATGGGTTTCGACATAACACTGACAAAGCACAAAGGGCAG TATGCACTTCGGAAGTTGTATCACGAAAGTCCAAGATTGTTATGCATTCTATATACTGCACCAACATGTGGTCCATGTAGGACACTGAAACCGATTTTAAGCAAG GTGATAGATGATTTCAACCAAAATGTGCACTTTGTTGAAATTGATATTGAAGAAGACCCTGAAATTGCAGAAGCAGCAGGAATTATGGGAACACCTTGTGttcaatttttcaaaaataaggaAATGCTCAG GACATTATCTGGCGTGAAGATGAAGAAAGAATACAGAGAAATTATCGAGGCAAACAAATGA